The following proteins come from a genomic window of Corallococcus sp. NCRR:
- a CDS encoding metal-dependent hydrolase encodes MGNKLKAVVVSAVLGVAGAAFAQGTPTTPAAPKADAKAQVKAAAGKAAATAGKTEVTWWGHAAFVLKTPGGATIAIDPWFTNPKAPQGATWPEAVDAILVSHGHFDHVGETKALAQKTSAKVYGSFELVNLLGLPEAQAVGANAGGTFTVKDATIHLVEAVHSSSYQADPKAASQYAGAPLGFVIEIANGPTLYHAGDTGAFQSMALITEQFKPTVALLPIGGHFTMDPAQAAVAAKLLKVKTVVPMHYGTFPALAGTPDALTTELKKTRASTKVLTLEPGKATAL; translated from the coding sequence GCGCAGGGCACGCCGACGACCCCGGCGGCGCCCAAGGCCGACGCCAAGGCGCAGGTCAAGGCCGCGGCGGGCAAGGCGGCGGCCACGGCGGGCAAGACGGAGGTGACGTGGTGGGGCCACGCCGCCTTCGTGCTGAAGACGCCGGGCGGCGCGACCATCGCCATCGACCCGTGGTTCACCAACCCCAAGGCGCCGCAGGGCGCCACCTGGCCGGAGGCGGTGGACGCCATCCTCGTGTCCCACGGCCACTTCGACCATGTGGGTGAGACGAAGGCCCTGGCCCAGAAGACGAGCGCCAAGGTGTACGGCTCCTTCGAGTTGGTGAACCTCCTGGGGCTGCCGGAGGCGCAGGCCGTGGGCGCCAACGCGGGCGGGACGTTCACCGTGAAGGACGCCACCATCCACCTGGTGGAGGCGGTCCACTCCAGCAGCTACCAGGCGGACCCGAAGGCCGCGTCGCAGTACGCGGGCGCGCCCCTGGGCTTCGTCATCGAAATCGCCAACGGCCCCACGCTGTACCACGCGGGTGACACCGGGGCCTTCCAGTCCATGGCCCTCATCACGGAGCAGTTCAAGCCCACCGTGGCCCTGCTCCCCATTGGCGGCCACTTCACCATGGACCCCGCGCAGGCCGCCGTCGCCGCGAAGCTGCTGAAGGTGAAGACCGTGGTGCCCATGCACTACGGCACCTTCCCCGCCCTGGCCGGCACCCCGGACGCGCTCACCACCGAGCTGAAGAAGACCCGGGCCTCCACCAAGGTGCTCACCCTGGAGCCGGGCAAGGCCACCGCGCTGTAG
- a CDS encoding TerB family tellurite resistance protein yields the protein MSVLVFGRGTWLAALLTDVVAAHARSPSPVPAPPLPDAASSGRARGRAFLRRTLRASGLVYGTPVPLPSPVDGGEPFDVPARAVEDELFHAVVRTLARMALDLARVMDAPEGPRVEQLLVLFAVLAGELDLAMALDARLQAGLPVPRRMVGRVEDALDKRAPSLAGDPVYGLVLHNGAQYADAQLFCRQAIDLFSSGRLSRATAERRRDFAARQKALLVDVLTALACVDREPSAPARRAILRQVEGLKLPHALEGEVKAAVRQSFERKRDVRDVVRRVRSVDMRHLLLEQALLAALVDGRRTRRERAFIDTLAGALHVPHAELRRLELEMAEFYARHRSLVDVFTVSDAAGAMGEELMGGMQETLEKNFHRLMQEARETGDLAVLLTKAARRQKLTADERQRMRAQLIDVAKAIPALAIFAAPGGILLLAALAKVLPFSLLPSAFQDGPAVDASDDEDTLEREAV from the coding sequence GTGTCGGTGCTGGTTTTTGGAAGGGGGACCTGGCTGGCCGCGCTCCTGACGGACGTGGTCGCCGCGCATGCGCGCTCCCCTTCGCCCGTCCCTGCCCCTCCGCTTCCGGACGCCGCCTCCTCCGGCCGGGCCCGGGGCCGCGCCTTCTTGCGCCGCACGCTGCGCGCGTCCGGGCTCGTCTACGGCACGCCCGTGCCGCTGCCGTCGCCAGTGGACGGCGGTGAGCCCTTCGACGTGCCCGCTCGCGCGGTGGAGGACGAGCTGTTCCATGCCGTGGTGCGCACGCTGGCGCGCATGGCGCTGGACCTGGCGCGGGTGATGGACGCGCCGGAGGGCCCCCGGGTGGAGCAGTTGCTGGTGCTCTTCGCGGTGCTGGCGGGCGAGCTGGACCTGGCCATGGCGCTGGACGCGCGGCTTCAGGCGGGGCTGCCGGTGCCCCGGCGGATGGTGGGCCGGGTGGAGGATGCGCTCGACAAGCGGGCTCCGTCGCTGGCCGGGGATCCGGTGTACGGGCTGGTGCTGCACAACGGCGCGCAGTACGCGGACGCGCAGCTGTTCTGCCGGCAGGCCATTGATTTGTTCTCGAGCGGGCGGCTGTCTCGCGCGACGGCCGAGCGGCGGCGGGACTTCGCGGCGCGGCAGAAGGCGCTGCTCGTGGACGTGCTCACGGCGCTCGCGTGCGTGGACCGAGAACCCAGCGCGCCCGCGCGCCGCGCCATCCTCCGGCAGGTGGAGGGGCTGAAGCTGCCGCACGCGCTGGAGGGCGAGGTGAAGGCCGCGGTGCGCCAGTCCTTCGAGCGCAAGCGCGACGTGCGGGACGTGGTGCGCCGCGTGCGCAGCGTGGACATGCGCCACCTGCTGCTGGAGCAGGCGCTGCTGGCGGCGCTGGTGGACGGCCGGCGGACGCGGCGGGAGCGGGCCTTCATCGACACGCTGGCGGGCGCGCTGCACGTGCCCCACGCGGAGCTGCGCCGTCTGGAATTGGAGATGGCGGAGTTCTACGCGCGGCACCGCTCGCTGGTGGATGTCTTCACCGTGTCGGACGCGGCGGGCGCCATGGGCGAGGAGCTCATGGGCGGCATGCAGGAGACGCTGGAGAAGAACTTCCACCGGCTCATGCAGGAGGCGCGCGAGACGGGCGACCTGGCGGTGCTGCTCACCAAGGCGGCGCGGCGCCAGAAGCTCACCGCCGACGAGCGCCAGCGCATGCGCGCGCAGCTCATCGACGTGGCGAAGGCCATCCCCGCGCTGGCCATCTTCGCCGCGCCGGGCGGCATCCTGCTGCTGGCGGCGCTGGCGAAGGTGCTGCCCTTCAGCCTGCTGCCCAGCGCCTTCCAGGACGGCCCCGCGGTGGACGCCTCCGACGACGAGGACACCCTGGAGCGCGAGGCCGTCTGA